In Triticum aestivum cultivar Chinese Spring chromosome 5B, IWGSC CS RefSeq v2.1, whole genome shotgun sequence, the following proteins share a genomic window:
- the LOC123117354 gene encoding anthocyanidin 5,3-O-glucosyltransferase-like, protein MTAQNGHGDLARKPVVVIYAPPGMAGHLVPTVELGKLLLAQSLQVTVLLGGGDTSFLDGVAAANLEMSFHCLPPAVLAPDVAAACSSSFEARVFELARASNPDLRDFLRSARPAALLIDFFCSAALDVGTELGVPSYFFLTTCIASVALCLYQPVIHEGTSLSFRDMGGDPVHSPGLPPIPADHLAAAVMDRESLSNKHFLELSKRMNDSRGVLVNSCRSLETRAVDAIISGLCTPPGLPTPPLYCIGPLIKPDEETGTTKRHECLAWLDGQPEASVVFLCFGSMGRFCAEQVKEMAAGLEASGQRFLWVVRRPPPPGAERRPPADGDDDGLDLDTLFPEGFLKRTKDRGLVVMSWAPQRQVLAHGAVGGFVTHCGWNSVLEAVAAGVPMLAWPLYAEQRMNRVFLVEEMRLAVPMEGYDKKIVESNEVAAKVRWLIESDGGSELRQRTQAAMRLAEEALGDGGESRTALADLTRQWKKSAADDDS, encoded by the coding sequence ATGACGGCCCAGAACGGCCACGGCGACCTCGCAAGGAAGCCGGTCGTCGTCATCTACGCGCCGCCGGGGATGGCGGGCCACCTGGTCCCCACGGTGGAGCTCGGCAAGCTGCTCCTGGCGCAGAGCCTCCAGGTCACCGTCCTCCTCGGCGGGGGCGATACGTCGTTCCTCGACGGCGTCGCCGCCGCCAACCTGGAGATGTCCTTCCACTGCCTGCCCCCGGCCGTGCTCGCCCCCGACGTGGCCGCCGCCTGCAGCAGCAGCTTCGAGGCAAGGGTCTTCGAGCTCGCGCGCGCCTCCAACCCGGACCTGCGCGACTTCCTCCGCTCCGCCCGCCCGGCCGCCCTCCTCATCGACTTCTTCTGCAGCGCCGCCCTCGACGTCGGCACCGAGCTCGGCGTGCCCAGCTACTTCTTcctcaccacctgcatcgccagcGTCGCCCTCTGTCTCTACCAGCCCGTCATCCACGAGGGGACCAGCCTCAGCTTCCGGGACATGGGCGGCGACCCCGTGCACTCCCCCGGTCTGCCGCCGATCCCGGCGGATCACCTCGCCGCGGCCGTCATGGATCGCGAGAGCCTGAGCAACAAGCACTTCTTGGAGCTGTCTAAAAGGATGAACGACTCACGGGGCGTCCTCGTCAACAGCTGCCGCTCCTTGGAAACCCGCGCCGTCGACGCCATCATCTCCGGCCTCTGTACTCCGCCCGGGCTTCCAACGCCGCCGCTGTACTGCATCGGGCCGCTGATAAAGCCCGACGAGGAGACCGGGACGACGAAGCGCCACGAGTGCCTCGCGTGGCTCGACGGCCAGCCCGAGGCCAGCGTAGTGTTCCTCTGCTTCGGCAGCATGGGCCGGTTCTGCGCGGAACAGGTCAAGGAGATGGCGGCGGGGCTGGAGGCGAGCGGGCAGCGGTTCCTGTGGGTCGTGCGGCGCCCGCCCCCGCCAGGCGCCGAGCGCCGGCCGCCggccgacggcgacgacgacggcctcGACCTGGACACGCTCTTCCCGGAAGGCTTCCTGAAGCGGACCAAGGACAGGGGCCTGGTGGTCATGTCCTGGGCGCCGCAGCGGCAGGTGCTGGCGCACGGCGCCGTCGGCGGTTTCGTGACGCACTGCGGCTGGAACTCGGTGCTGGAAGCCGTCGCGGCGGGCGTGCCGATGCTGGCGTGGCCGCTGTACGCGGAGCAGCGCATGAACAGAGTATTCCTCGTCGAGGAGATGCGGCTGGCCGTGCCGATGGAAGGGTACGACAAGAAGATCGTCGAGTCCAATGAGGTGGCGGCGAAGGTGCGGTGGCTGATCGAGTCGGACGGCGGGAGTGAGCTCCGGCAGCGGACGCAAGCGGCCATGCGGCTGGCGGAGGAGGCGCTGGGCGACGGCGGGGAGTCCAGGACCGCGCTGGCGGATCTAACGAGGCAGTGGAAGAAAAGCGCCGCCGACGACGACAGCTGA